The genomic segment TGTAgacttaaggatatatgctaccaAACTACAGTATACATCTCCTTCCGAAAGGAGCATCACTTCAAAAAGTAAAATGGCTTTTTGGACGTGTAATAGAATACTTTAAAAGAGTAATTATGACCGTTTGAAAGCAAGGTTTGGTTGCTGTATATATTTGAACAATATCAAACGTTACACCTTAAGTTTGAGCTTCTGTTTTCAAAGTGACGTTACATCCTTAAGTTTAAGCTTCTGTTTTCAAAGTGAAAACATAGTTGCATCCTGAAGAAAGTTCGCCTCTAAATTTAGAATGTTACTTCCGGTCTAAACGATCACTTTTGTGGCGCGGTCATTAAGTATGTTTCGTTgctggtgttaattagatataattCCATAACTTGAGTGACATTATATGCGTTTTGTTAAAAGCACTTTATAAGCCGGCGTTTTAGCATCTTTAAAAATCGGTTTGTCAAACACAGGTATAAGATTTTAAGTGGCACATATCCTAGGTTTAAAAATACTGCAATCGTAtcatatgaaatattgaatgttcGGTGTTGAATTTATTTTACTGAAACTGCTGGAACACTATAACAAAGCCTACATAACGGCTTGATACTTTTGCCATATGGCTTGATTATTAATAacacattacaataatattgataaacaaTCATATTACAACAATAACATACGTTTGTGAGAATATGACAGGGCGTGACAGATATGATGTGGTCATGACCATCTCTCCCTCACAATGACTATGCTTTCATTCATTATTTGACTACGATTGCGCTACTTAAAATTCAAATGACAACCTTCTTTCATCAGTGTAAACATAATTCTTCTTCAacaagtcatatatatatatatgtaacccaACACATCATAAAtattctgtatgttatatatacatatggtaTTAAGATAAAATATCGAAAGCCAACAAACAGTcaatagtgacgtcatatagTGTCACAAATCTCTCTCACGCCTGCAAACCCAATAACAAtttttattatacctcagacttgtatcacagcttctgattagtgaaaaccatgtcacgtgattaaaaacattcgttatgtcaccctctcgtgagccctccaaaatcgttatgtcaccctctcgtgagccccaactcggaactctcttccgtaacgtcttcaaaagtagtcgaatcagagaagttccgagtattctgcttgacaacaacaatggctgccggcggacgctatcgtctgccaacagaggaggaattggcgaaattattgcaagaaaaggattctaaaaacaccaaaagggtcatcaatgtggccgtggattcctttagacatttcctatctgcaacaggtaggcctagaccaaaggattgtgaaaacctcgacgtccatacattgaaagttcaactgggagaattttatgccgggtccagaaagacgatggggtacctcttaaaaacttttcttaaaaactgttgatagtaataaataaacttattgataccaaaattaattcacttatgtttttttcggtataataaaacaattactgcccttgttccgagttgacatgaatatttgcccacccttgaggtgtcatgtcaccctcgggctacgccctcgggtgacatgacacctctcgggtggtcaaatattcatgtcaacccggaacaagggcaataattgtataatatcaacTTTCGTGGAATATCAACATCAATTAAATGTGTTCAAACAGACCATACTTAAAGCATAAAATTCATCTGTTATTACTTCAACAATTTAACATGTTCTTCTATAGCTTCTTTTCACATCAGAACCACCATAGAAAGAAGTCGGTCGATgtcatggttatacatgtaatacaatagaCTCTAAAACATCGTAATGTCGAGGGATGGATAAAAACATCTAGtaaatatacatcaatcaaaGTGTATTCAAATACAATATtacttaaaatattaaaattgcaGCTTTACATGCAAGGGTATTTAAGCAGCATCACAAAAAACGgtttgaaaataatattacagtgtgtaatCTTAGCAGAGAATCAACATTGCGTTTTCATGCCTAACGACATTTTCGCGGTGATTTAATTTCGCGAATTTTAATCGCCCGCGAAATACGCGAAAAAAGCACACGATGAAACAATCTGGTTTACAGTATACAGCAGTCGATTACTTATAGATTTACTGATCATTGACCAAACATCAAACAAGTGAGATTTAAACCTCCAACAGatctacatttaaaaaatactaatgtatatcaacatataaacaatgatatttagCATGACAACGCATTTAACTATCTTCTAAGAAATATAACATATGGACGATTAGAATAGCACTCTATAGTTATATACGTAACCAACACGTCGTGAATTTACAAATAAGTTAAATACGATTcagatactgtaaacgtggaaatttacgctaattagGTGTTCTCTTGATCGAGAAAATTCCCCCTACGCGTATTGTTTGGATATCAATTTGCGTGATCTCGAACTACAAATGGGTGAATCGATAGCGAAAATGACCcccacgcgtatagtttacatatcgaaatcgcgaaagTTAACCatcgcgaaaataaccacgtttacgGTATACAAAAGGTTATACATCTTTCATACGATATATCGACAATGTATCGGATTAACACAGGAAGTGAACtcagaacaaacaaatatctatcTTCGTATATACAGGATCACGTACATTACTTTCTTGTTGCTAATATCAAAACAAGCATTTCTTTACCTTTCTGactcataaacaaaataacagtAACATATAAACGAATTTGTTTTTGGAATTTTACGTAAACGATGTTTACATAaaattacattatcatatatacatatgttggttttttttacatacCAATCATATTACACCAATATGATATATTCCAATCAAATTAACCAAACACGAATGTGtttatatttctaaaataaaaatatcttaattggtttaatttgtttgtcTGGCGACTATCAAGTATCACTCATTATGTTTATCGAAACAACCTTCAATTAAAATCACAGCTTAATCaagtaatgttttgttttaaaatttgataataatttcaattaaaataatcAGTTTTCTAAATCACTTTTAAAATATGATTTGCATTGTGGCAGTAATGCATTACCGTTAGAATGTTTCATATatgaaaatgtatgttttaattgtCTTTAATTGTCACAATAATATTTTCCTGTATTCGGaaatcaatatattacaaatgTTAAGAGCCGCATCCATTCTGAAActtatttaaaacaaacacaTCAAAACATATCACTCGATCAGCATTGAAATTCTAAAcgaaacaaaaatgaaaaaaacggAATGCCATAAATATCAGCAATGATAACTAGTAGAAAGTTTCATAAACATATCGTcatatattacagatattgtACTAGTATCTGAAGAATGAAAATAGTCACCATCAGTAAAAGGTTACTAAACTTTCTAGGAACAATTTGTTAAACATATTATGAATAAGAAATGAGGCTACAAATTCCATTTCAATTCTGACTTGTCGAAATATGTCTTAGTATAACTTAACTTAATTTTGTTATGGGTTTacacatttcaaattaaaaagataaaagttcaatatcacagaaaattgagataaaataaaaaaaaaatataaaacaacgtgtatgtacaatatatcacaTTCGACTTAAAACAATTAGCAATTTAACACAACAGCATCATTCAAATTCTCAAATGTCCTGAAGGGTTAAAATAAATATAGGCATTACACAAAAGAGATTCCTTATATCCTAAATATAGATTCCCCGTATTTTCCGAACTTTTGTGACTTATTGTTTACAATTAGCACTCGCATTCATAAGAACATGCCATCAAAGATCAATAAATTACTGAAGACAATTCCACGAAACACTCATATACAGCGATACGTTAAAAGGCATGTTTCCTGTTGACAGTTCTGTACAGTTGTATAATACTGATATTGTTCGTGGTGGGAATATAGAGACAGTGGTATTTGATCAGAGGCAGTGATATTTGATAACTTTTAGgtgtataaatattaatactgaaatattTGATATGCTTTCATTTTCAATCAAGATCCCGTTTACAGACAGCATGTCCGACATGAACTTTGTCCTTCCCCGTTTCTGTTTTAGTTTCCATTGTTCCTTATTAGTGGGTTTAAAGCGACCAAGGCACGTCTAAAGTGCTGCTATTCAAATAAGTATGTGATTAAAAGTATAACGAACGTGAAATAACAAGCCCTTCTTTGCCAGTCAATCATATCTGGGTCAATTTTCGATATTATCCATTATGTACATTTCATCGCTTCAGTACTTCTTACCaagatattgatattgtatctttaaattttgaaataataattgTCTTTCAGCTGTTTTACTTTTTGCACAATTGATTAAACCTGTAAATTCTTTAGCATTAATTCACGAAAGATTCATTTttgatttattattattgttttccCTTTTTCTCTGCGTTTTGCAAACCACGCTAAATATCACATATCAATTTGATAATGGTATTTCGCTGAATTATccgatcggatgtgaaaaggtatttggtcacctgcccgaccaagTGGGTTTTCTCCAGGTATTCGGGTTACCTCCCATAGCAAAACCCCTCACACGTTTGCATCCGGGACAACAAGTGTGATTTACGATATAAGTTGATATGACTTGTTTCTACATTTTTACATTCATTGATTTTCAAATGTGATTATCATATAAAACGCCGGGGATACAACTGAATATTATTACCATATAAACCGAATCATTGTCGTGAAACAGGACTATAACAAAAATTAGATGCAAGAAAATGGAGAACAGTTCTGAGAAACAAATTAACATCAGATCTTAACGTAATTGTGGTCGATGTATGTAAACAGAAAACTGGTTCGAGAACACTTGTGGTGAATGTTGGCTGCACTTTTATCTGATAAACGAACCACTGTCAGATCTCTTTATGGACGTATAAACGacatattaaaattaaaaactggTTCAGGGAACACTTCTGGTGAAAGTGGGCTAGACTTGAGCTAATAAACGAACCGATGTCAGATCTCTACAGAAATGGGGCTGGCGTGGCTAAATAGAGAATAAGTTCAGGAACACCTCTGGTGAAAGTTGTTTGGACATGGGCTCCTTATCACTGATGCATGGGTGACCAATGGACTGTAATATAGAAATAGAGTGTAATAAGTTATGGCTAAAGTAAACATTACGAGAGGCCCATGGGTTAACGGTCACTTGAATTCTCTAATACAATTGCATTTTTAAAACATGAGCAAAAATAAGAATGAATCTACTACACAACCATTGACACTTAAAAAGTACATTCTAAAagtatatctatatcatcaaCAAGCATACTTACCGACCCCCGCTAAAATAGTAACTGTgaccatgaccttgacccaagTTCGCTGAAATTCGGACTTGTCTCAGATATTATAgtactttatcattgtgtgaaatgtgatcaaaatccctcaaggaatgaatcCGTCAGAGTACTGACAAACATTGGTGTAACATACGTAACTATAATTATACTCTGTTTTACTGGTACAGGGCTAAATATCGCCTTGCTTATTTTATATGTAACTCTTCACGCCTGCTATAAACTGTCAATTTAGACAGTTTGTCTCCCGTCTTCCTATAAATCAACACGGGGATATATTTTTAGCGAAATTAATTATAGACCTATCAAACGTCTAAAAaaaataccatacatacattattattcattatgtTGATAAACCTCACTCATTAAAAGTGAGGTAGAAAATATCAACCAACAGTCAGTATTTAAGAATTGTACATACCTGCCAAAAGAGGGTATCACAGTGTGTACAAATGGCCAGGGTGTCTGCATACACGTCCTTCTTACCAAATCTCcttcaaaacaaatgtatttttatcacaaatctccttcaaaacaaatgtatttctatCACAAATCTCcttcaaaacaaatgtatttttatcacaaatctcgttcaaaacaaatatatctttatcacaaatctccttcaaaacaaatatatttttatcacaaatttccttcaaaacaaatatatttctatcaCAAATCTCcttcaaaacaaatgtatttctatCGCAAATCTCcttcaaaacaaatgtatttctatCGCAAATCTCcttcaaaacaaatgtatttctatCGCAAATCTcctttaaaacaaatgtatttctatCGCAAATCTCcttcaaaacaaatgtatttctatCACAAATCTCcttcaaaacaaatatgtttttatcacAAATCTCcttcaaaacaaatgtatttctatCACAAATCTCcttcaaaacaaatgtatttctatCACAAATCTCcttcaaaacaaatgtatttctatCACAAATCTCCTTCAAAACATATACTTCTATCAAAATAGCTAGAATAGTGGAGGAATTTTCTGTCTGTTTATTGCTTATCTTTATCCTCAAAGGTCTTTTGTTTCTGAATCATTTAAACTGATATGGAATAATATTAACTTTTCAAGATTTTAGGTGTAAACACATTGTTTTCTCAATCCTTCAAACTGATATGAAATAATATTGACGTAACATGATTTTAGGTGTAAACAAACATGCCGTCAGCTATCTTTACTTACTTAACACAACGTTTGTAGACATGCTTCCAGTCGACATTCTTCTGTCCTGTCTCCAGCTCTTTGGGGATGAAGGTGATGAGTTGACGGTCGCTGAAGTGGAAGAAGCAGAGATGTTTCCATAGCGAGTTCTCCTCGGCGATTAACATGTTGGATGATGACGTCATGCCTGTATGAAGGATATCCGTGTGGTCGGAGAGGCGTTGGAGGATACACCGGACACAGTCCTGGGGAAGGTCTTGGAACATCGCCATTCCGTCGTCAGCTCTCTATGTAGATAAGATATACAGGGTAAAATAACTCAATGTCAAACTAAAGCAACATAAGTATGCATACCGATTTTAACATTTAAGGCGAAATATACTACAATGTCAACATACAAGAACATGTTTCAACAAGGCGACGGATTTAAAGAAGAGGGTGGGGTGGTGGGGGATGGGGGGAATTCATCTTTGGCTACAAAAGAGGTTGGCTACAAAAGGGGTCGAAAACCTATTTctctaaaatgtatttttattccCTGCAATTAACTCCCATTACTCAATAGTATCAACATTCCAGCCGAGATATCTGGCACTGAAATAACTTTTTGTGAATTTATCATGATGACATTTGCTCATccagtttattttattttatttcattttttattctttGTTGTCGTTCCCGTAGACAGCCCCATATTATGTGTTTGGCATCAAAACCATTCTTCATCATTTAGTTTATTTCAAAACCTTCCGTCGTGAGATGAGTCCTTAAGTACAGATGTTATTTGACACGCTATACACGAAATAAGCACAGATATATAGTTATGGGTTGATTATAATCTATTCCACTTTACATTTTATTCAAACAACGTAAGTGGCCTAATTATCATCTGTAATAATCTGATTATTGTACGAGCTGAACTTCCCGATTTAgattaaaatctattttaacaGATTCTAAAAAACCTAAGTTATTTACATTGTACTTATTTATTTTAGCAAATCAAGGGGTAAAGGAAAGGAAAGTTCCCAGATAGTCTTCCATAACTTATTACTTGATACACTTTCGGTCGCTACATACCGGTTCGACTTTGTATCGGTCGAGTTTGGCGAGCATCTTGTGTACGCCCTGTAGATGTCTGTGCCACAAACTCTCGCTCCCTATGTGACTGTACTGGCCCTCGTTAAGTGTGCACATTGTGCTGTTGACTAGGTCACGAGTACTCGCTACATTCGTTTTAGTTTTCAGCACTACAAAAACAAGTACACATAcatgataattaacaaaattcaattctTTCGTGTATAGAAGTTTTAGGGGAGAAAATGATGTATCAGTTAGGTATGTTCTTCGTTCTGTAGCTGATGTAAATTCGTCCCGATTGTATCTGATGTAAACTCGTCCCGATTGTATCTGATGTAAACTCTCCCCGAATGTATGTCATGTAAACTCGTCCCGATTGTATCTGATGTAATCTCGCCCCGAATGTATCTCATGTAAACTCGTCCCGAATGTATCTCATGTAAACTCGCCAAGAATGTGTCTCTTTAAACTCGTCCTTATTGTGTCTGATGTAAGCGATCTTGATCTTGTCTTTTGTAAACTCGACGTATTCTGTTTCATGTAAACGTCTTGTATCTGATGTAAACTCCTCCCTATTGTATCCGATGTAAACTCGTCCCTATTGTATCCGATGTAAACTCGTCCCGCCATCTTATGACAACTCGTCCCGATAATATCTGATGTAAACCCGTCCTAATGTATATACCACTCACCTTGGTTGACCATTTCGTCCAGTATATTGATAATATGTTTCTGTGAGGTGCCACTCATATTTGTCAGCTTTCCACAAAGTAGGATCTGTAGTACCtataaattgacaaaaaaaaaggaTATGGTATTTTTctatttgtaaatgtttttattttacggAGAGGTATTTTCCTCGTGCAGACATCAGGTTTCTTCAGTCTTCATGAACAGATCATATTCAAGAAACTTccc from the Pecten maximus chromosome 4, xPecMax1.1, whole genome shotgun sequence genome contains:
- the LOC117326365 gene encoding F-box only protein 32-like, with protein sequence MPYLGRDWRSNGDEWVKTHNGWEKLKLWRIKVFESLNENILARLIRLAMTEFHTKDNDWCKHHQPYIHYVKTTSRERKILTSLSEAFVHLDMSGAVKDIRRFNYVCKVLQILLCGKLTNMSGTSQKHIINILDEMVNQVLKTKTNVASTRDLVNSTMCTLNEGQYSHIGSESLWHRHLQGVHKMLAKLDRYKVEPRADDGMAMFQDLPQDCVRCILQRLSDHTDILHTGMTSSSNMLIAEENSLWKHLCFFHFSDRQLITFIPKELETGQKNVDWKHVYKRCVKRFGKKDVYADTLAICTHCDTLFWQSIGHPCISDKEPMSKQLSPEVFLNLFSI